Proteins co-encoded in one Aspergillus flavus chromosome 2, complete sequence genomic window:
- a CDS encoding putative peptidase family-domain-containing protein, with product MAKRAISPDPASAERRIKPVSTEKRPFRIINLSEGDLVHQTCVAVHGECPEVDDAADTVFVSVSSSNMFNQEPQTVNHWPLHKGQWKALVMLAPGTNTLIFKLHHARGFSASLQINVNYIPLLQLPPLHLAVLVAKDSPLLIDCPPAKYGGISTAHSTIDAAISKLRMSAYMWQALTAEDFREKGLGRRSFRLEEEWSTNTTVQAGHQATTGTRSRMGSVAKVHIIRSDKTVAELRDADVAQQNPRGRDRDALHRYFEAALVKSGPPFESSCRPVVAGLILDTHYSNEQSMIMGHAALGCHKPDGISLGIFGSHLTYSWPRFLEEVPACLTDMTPTGDTVGNDNGECDTMRGACFVGQGAFLHEVGHAFGAGHTTGIMARGYSKAWAMNFVTHETNGTAENEAKWDLQDALKFKSLPHFALPGDKPVSNDTRLAHVRIEVDFGLDNLDTMSMEAEYPEGLNVSCTAGLAQVSIENGVNPPIIHDFINAVTRKGAGTRLSIDDVCAKFDQTQPLKVTALGMNGKVSVVKDFWAMLKERPYIIIPGSNVILRKQSVRSEDLDSNDHDQEFIKWAMLLHRRGRDGQLHRATSIDLRVGCTMDGAIVYYADGQQANCGPGHPHRFGGHASQRHDIPVEETITKVRVCKDDHGWRSLAGICMTLSNGDEWGHLNHNDLDHDSDSDSDNGNGEDGKSVVTLEPAEDEVIVGFYGQSHPMSGYTFEFGILTTPRGVDLPGNVYDLPEFRNN from the coding sequence ATGGCGAAACGCGCAATAAGCCCTGACCCCGCGTCCGCAGAACGTCGCATCAAGCCTGTATCCACCGAAAAGAGGCCATTCAGGATCATCAACCTCAGTGAAGGCGACCTAGTACACCAAACTTGTGTTGCGGTCCATGGTGAGTGCCCGGAGGTTGACGATGCCGCGGATACCGTCTTTGTGTCTGTCTCGTCTTCCAACATGTTCAACCAGGAGCCGCAGACAGTCAACCACTGGCCGTTGCACAAAGGCCAATGGAAAGCGCTCGTGATGCTAGCACCGGGCACCAATACACTCATCTTCAAATTGCATCACGCTCGGGGATTCTCAGCTTCCCTGCAGATTAACGTTAATTATATTCCCTTGCTACAGCTgcctcctctccatctcgCGGTGCTTGTTGCAAAGGATTCACCGCTGCTCATCGATTGCCCACCAGCCAAATATGGGGGTATCTCAACTGCACACAGTACCATTGACGCAGCTATTTCTAAGCTCCGAATGTCAGCGTATATGTGGCAAGCTCTTACAGCAGAGGACTTTCGCGAAAAGGGATTGGGGAGACGCTCATTTCGCCTGGAGGAGGAATGGTCCACCAATACAACCGTGCAAGCGGGGCATCAAGCAACCACTGGTACCAGGAGCCGTATGGGATCTGTTGCAAAGGTCCACATTATCCGGTCGGATAAGACTGTCGCAGAGCTCAGAGACGCCGATGTTGCCCAGCAGAATCCTCGAGGTCGAGATCGGGACGCCTTGCACAGATATTTCGAGGCGGCTCTCGTTAAGTCCGGGCCCCCTTTCGAGTCAAGCTGCCGTCCAGTGGTTGCCGGTTTGATTCTGGATACGCATTACTCCAACGAGCAATCCATGATCATGGGGCATGCTGCATTGGGTTGTCATAAGCCCGATGGCATCTCCTTGGGCATATTTGGCAGTCATCTCACCTACTCTTGGCCGCGTTTCCTAGAGGAAGTCCCTGCCTGTCTCACGGATATGACGCCCACGGGTGACACCGTCGGTAATGATAACGGTGAATGCGACACCATGCGCGGCGCGTGTTTTGTCGGCCAAGGAGCCTTTCTGCACGAGGTGGGCCATGCCTTCGGCGCCGGACATACTACAGGGATCATGGCGAGAGGGTACAGCAAAGCCTGGGCGATGAACTTTGTCACACATGAAACAAATGGTACGGCAGAGAACGAGGCTAAGTGGGATCTGCAAGATGCGCTGAAGTTCAAATCGTTGCCTCACTTTGCACTCCCTGGTGACAAGCCTGTGTCGAATGACACTCGGCTTGCCCACGTCAGAATTGAGGTTGACTTCGGCTTGGATAACCTAGATACCATGAGCATGGAAGCGGAATACCCGGAGGGGCTCAATGTGTCTTGTACAGCAGGCCTGGCGCAAGTGAGCATTGAGAATGGGGTAAACCCACCTATAATCCATGACTTTATAAATGCTGTCACTCGAAAGGGCGCTGGCACCAGACTTTCCATCGACGATGTTTGTGCAAAGTTTGATCAAACACAACCGCTGAAAGTTACCGCTCTGGGCATGAATGGTAAGGTGAGCGTCGTCAAGGACTTCTGGGCGATGCTCAAGGAAAGGCCCTACATCATCATCCCGGGTAGTAATGTCATTCTTCGCAAACAATCCGTTCGGTCTGAAGACCTAGATTCAAATGATCATGACCAGGAGTTTATTAAGTGGGCTATGCTCCTTCACCGCCGCGGTCGAGATGGCCAACTGCATCGTGCGACGTCGATCGACCTTCGGGTCGGATGTACCATGGATGGAGCAATCGTCTACTATGCCGATGGGCAGCAAGCGAATTGCGGTCCTGGACATCCTCATCGATTTGGCGGACACGCATCCCAAAGACATGACATCCCCGTTGAGGAGACCATCACCAAAGTCAGGGTTTGCAAAGATGACCACGGATGGAGGAGTTTGGCAGGTATCTGCATGACCCTGAGTAATGGAGATGAGTGGGGACATCTCAACCACAATGACCTTGACCATGACAGCGACAGTGACAGTGACAATGGAAATGGTGAGGACGGTAAATCCGTCGTCACTCTCGAGCCAGCTGAGGATGAGGTTATTGTCGGCTTCTACGGACAGAGTCACCCGATGAGTGGATACACATTTGAGTTCGGAATTTTGACGACTCCTCGAGGAGTTGACCTGCCAGGGAATGTTTATGACTTACCTGAATTTAGGAATAATTGA
- a CDS encoding putative glutathione S-transferase translates to MQLPSTKPTLHYLDIGSLGRGEVIRLFLKDAGVEFNDVRYPYDDTWPAASAVLKEKGLSVTGHVPVLEYEGKILTQHLAILRYLARELGEYDGNTSLEKYFLDAVADVYNDWRIQWVNNLGNVTDKFRNEVVPNYYNVLARFYAQQEGPYLLGERITYTDFLVYQSIDNDSQTGTLPASLPEPLVKFKAAFEARPTVAPYLESRRG, encoded by the exons atgcaGCTGCCGTCGACCAAACCTACGCTCCATTACCTCGATATCGGTAGCCTGGGCCGTGGGGAGGTTATCCG ACTATTCTTGAAAGATGCCGGAGTCGAGTTCAATGATGTCCGATATCCGTATGACGATACTTGGCCAGCAGCCAGCGCAGTACTCAAGGAAAAAGGATTATCGGTAACTGGCCACGTACCGGTACTAGAGTATGAAGGGAAAATCCTAACACAG CATCTGGCAATTCTGAGGTACCTAGCCAGAGAGCTGGGCGAATACGACGGAAATACGAGCCTCGAGAAGTATTTCCTGGATGCGGTTGCCGATGTGTATAATGACTGGCGG ATTCAATGGGTAAACAACCTTGGCAACGTCACAGACAAGTTTAGGAACGAAGTTGTTCCGAACTATTATAATGTACTAGCCAGATTCTATGCTCAGCAGGAGGGCCCTTATCTTCTGGGTGAGAGGATCACTTATACAGATTTTCTCGTCTACCAGTCTATCGATAACGACTCGCAGACTGGAACCTTACCT GCTTCGCTACCGGAGCCACTCGTCAAGTTCAAAGCAGCTTTCGAAGCCCGGCCCACAGTCGCTCCATACCTAGAGAGCCGCCGGGGTTAA
- a CDS encoding putative 2-hydroxyacid dehydrogenase translates to MPKDDAPELLLVFLPLPEPKEAIDSIRQQFPTIEVAFVEIPPGTLEITDDVIPSDLLQRATIMTTAFGVIPHPDQTPQLKYLHSFSAGVDHLVNHPIFRDTNIRMSTSSGIHGPPIAEWVVMNWLVYSRMYTKILEAKNQQRWLTFKEVRQWEVDDHVGQTVGILGYGSIGRQVARAASGLGMRVLVYTAQPRLTPESKRDTGFIIPGTGDPDGLIPEAWYSGRDKASLHDFLAQGLDHLVVSLPLNAGTTKLIGKEELDIFSAHCNSTTRKPFLTNISRGKVIDQDALLSALQSGALGGAALDVTDPEPLPVGHPLWEQPNVHIGSHMSAFGKRYWERSLEILRLNLTRIHEGKELINEYHR, encoded by the exons ATGCCGAAAGATGATGCACCGGAACTCCTCCTGGTCTTCCTTCCTTTGCCGGAGCCAAAAGAAGCGATTGACTCCATTCGCCAGCAATTTCCTACTATAGAGGTGGCATTCGTCGAGATTCCCCCTGGTACCTTGGAGATCACTGATGATGTTATTCCTTCTG ATCTACTTCAGAGGGCAACTATTATGACCACAGCTTTTGGCGTTATTCCGCATCCTGACCAGACGCCTCA ACTGAAGTATTTGCACTCCTTCTCAGCTGGAGTGGATCACCTGGTCAACCACCCTATCTTTCGCGACACCAACATACGCATGTCAACAAGCTCGGGTATCCACGGACCGCCGATCGCGGAATGGGTGGTCATGAATTGGCTTGTCTACTCAAGAATGTACACCAAGATTTTAGAAGCCAAAAATCAGCAGCGCTGGCTGACATTCAAAGAAGTGAGACAATGGGAGGTGGATGACCATGTGGGCCAAACTGTTGGCATCCTAGGGTATGGTAGTATTGGCCGCCAAG TTGCTCGCGCTGCATCTGGTCTGGGTATGAGAGTCTTGGTATACACAGCACAGCCAAGGCTGACGCCGGAGTCGAAAAGGGATACTGGATTTATAATCCCAGGGACCGGGGATCCAGATGGTCTGATACCTGAAGCCTGGTATAGCGGGCGAGACAAAGCATCACTTCATGATTTCTTGGCCCAGGGATTAGATCACCTTGTGgtctctcttcccttgaACGCGGGAACCACCAAGCTCATAGGTAAAGAGGAGCTGGACATTTTTTCTGCACATTGCAACTCCACCACTCGGAAGCCCTTTTTAACGAACATATCGCGAGGCAAAGTAATCGACCAAGATGCCCTGCTATCCGCACTGCAGTCAGGTGCCTTGGGGGGTGCCGCATTGGACGTGACTGACCCTGAGCCTCTGCCAGTGGGACACCCACTCTGGGAGCAACCAAATGTGCACATCGGCTCACACATGAGTGCATTTGGAAAGCGGTACTGGGAACGATCACTAGAGATCCTACGTCTGAATTTGACTCGTATACACGAGGGAAAGGAGTTGATCAATGAGTATCATAGGTGA
- a CDS encoding putative phosphocarrier protein HPr, translated as MFSQEETITNPNGMHTRAAAQFVKEANIFTSNVTVSDGRKTVNGKKLFPLQTLALSQGNTLTITAEGEDEQNAVEHLCKLLAELY; from the coding sequence ATGTTCAGTCAGGAAGAAACAATTACGAATCCAAATGGTATGCACACACGAGCTGCTGCGCAATTTGTCAAGGAAGCCAACATCTTTACCTCCAATGTGACTGTCTCGGATGGTCGCAAAACAGTCAATGGAAAAAAACTTTTCCCACTTCAAACTCTTGCCCTTAGCCAGGGAAACACCCTCACGATCACAGcagagggagaggatgaacAAAATGCTGTGGAGCACTTGTGCAAGCTTTTGGCGGAGCTGTATTAG
- a CDS encoding nitrate reductase, whose translation MPLTSQPGASYLEILNEPDWTRTHSHRVGTRNRDARYIGLTHGGDEIPYDLEEVAEEKLNELRQKVERGELVTVRDIMTKQIDFHLRRPDVHPKFWRYVLHTTESFIKQEQPWPANLAKREEEEKRKANAEIEEQGRGTKGDAKEHSQSQEGDAKKESGPEMSFEEAALLKCLQHEQKYRSSMRKNDGRGRSPFHDEVLPEQIDEADQFSPDSWVPRSKSLKRLTGKHPMNAEADLTTLFDAGLITPSPIHYVRNHGAVPHLLWENHKLDVVVDRPLTFGMDELISRFNSINIPIFLACDGSRRKELNMIKRTRGFNFTTAAVGCSYWKGVLLRDVLLEAGAAELMERESEKCFWVHYKGADELGEGEYATCVPLSYVLDPTNDVLLAYEMNDHPIPPDHGYPLRLMLPGWVGARSIKWLTKVWVTEFENDSYYHIYDNRQLPSFVTDSESEIAKIMYHHPSTLCTQQMLNSVIVKPSQEEKINLADMKKGKTYRIEGYAYNGGGNEIDRVEISLNGGDTWLYCVRKYPEAPIRHGKKFWTWLHWHIDLDITKLARAESIIVRAFDEHKNTQPPKPVWNLEGMMNNCWYRVRPEIYDDPANPDAYLLFRHPVDQGNGTNGWMKESTEERIEDVKRKASAPGKQFTRDEIEKHHTEGDCWIVVNGNVYDATSVLSWHPGGKGPIMAHAGAVHMDTTEEFESIHDNYAHEKLKECIIGQVTEKAMAHMQKDANSKKAELSHTDGGDSKAALNEHMWTRAKLVETTRLSQDTQRYTFGLSPPATKLGLETGQHIQIGFHFKDSLVFRPYTPVRPVLDKEEDGTFDLVVKTYFPDENQPGGTMSNILDCLQEGEEVEVKGPSGAIRYQGHGCFSVDDKTYTFDKVSLILGGSGVTPGYQIIARVLEDKTDKTKLRVIDANKSEDDILLKGELEQLSKEHGNQFEIVHVLSHPGDRWGGLKGHVNEDIIKKHAFEPSDRTVALLCGPPTMIQKAVLPVLQAWGYDEDKNLFGLLFR comes from the exons ATGCCGCTCACGAGCCAACCTGGTGCATCCTATCTAGAGATACTTAATGAGCCGGACTGGACGCGGACGCATAGTCATCGCGTCGGAACCCGAAATCGCGATGCGCGGTATATAGGGCTCACTCATGGTGGAGACGAGATACCGTATGATCTCGAGGAGGTTGCTGAGGAGAAGCTTAATGAGCTTCGGCAGAAGGTGGAAAGGGGAGAATTGGTTACCGTTCGAGACATCATGACCAAGCAGATC GACTTTCATTTGCGGAGACCAGACGTGCATCCGAAGTTTTGGAGATATGTATTGCATACTACCGAGAGCTTTATAAAGCAGGAGCAACCGTGGCCTGCGAATCTggcaaagagagaggaggaagagaaaaggaaggcgAACGCTGAAATAGAAGAACAAGGTCGAGGGACGAAAGGCGATGCTAAAGAGCATTCTCAGAGTCAAGAAGGGGATGCAAAAAAGGAGTCCGGGCCTGAGATGTCATTTGAGGAAGCGGCACTCTTGAAATGCCTGCAGCATGAACAGAAATATCGATCATCCATGAGGAAGAATGATGGGCGAGGTCGCTCCCCCTTTCACGACGAGGTACTTCCGGAGCAGATCGACGAGGCAGACCAGTTCTCTCCTGACAGTTGGGTCCCTCGAAgcaagagcttgaagcgTCTCACAGGGAAGCATCCTATGAATGCTGAAGCAGATCTAACAACTTTGTTCGACGCCGGCCTTATCACACCATCTCCGATCCACTATGTCCGTAATCACGGAGCCGTACCACATCTACTCTGGGAAAACCACAAGCTCGATGTGGTAGTCGACCGACCATTAACGTTTGGCATGGATGAGCTTATAAGTCGGTTCAACAGCATCAACATACCTATTTTCCTTGCCTGTGATGGTAGTCGTCGGAAAGAACTCAACATGATCAAACGGACGCGCGGGTTCAACTTTACCACTGCCGCTGTGGGTTGCTCATATTGGAAAGGTGTCCTCCTTCGCGATGTGCTTCTCGAAGCGGGTGCTGCAGAGCTCATGGAGAGAGAATCCGAGAAGTGCTTCTGGGTCCACTATAAGGGTGCCGATGAGTTGGGCGAGGGCGAATATGCAACCTGTGTTCCGCTATCATACGTTTTGGACCCCACTAATGATGTGCTGTTGGCATATGAGATGAATGACCATCCAATTCCACCTGACCATGGCTATCCACTGCGATTGATGCTTCCCGGATGGGTGGGGGCACGCTCTATCAAATGGTTGACGAAGGTCTGGGTCACGGAGTTCGAAAACGATAGCTATTACCACATTTATGACAACCGGCAGCTACCCAGCTTTGTCACAGACTCTGAATCGGAAATTGCAAAAATCATGTATCACCATCCTAGCACTCTGTGCACGCAACAGATGCTAAACTCGGTGATTGTGAAGCCGTCCcaagaagagaaaattaatttgGCGGATATGAAGAAAGGTAAAACCTATCGTATCGAAGGTTATGCTTATAACGGAGGCGGGAATGAGATAGACAGGGTCGAGATTAGTTTGAATGGTGGTGATACCTGGCTTTACTGTGTGCGCAAG TATCCTGAAGCACCGATCCGACATGGCAAGAAGTTCTGGACCTGGTTACATTGGCACATTGACCTCGACATAACAAAACTCGCTCGTGCAGAGAGCATCATCGTTCGTGCCTTTGATGAGCATAAGAACACACAACCTCCAAAGCCAGTGTGGAACCTTGAAGG GATGATGAACAACTGCTGGTATCGAGTGAGGCCTGAGATATACGATGATCCCGCTAACCCAGACGCGTACCTACTATTCAGACATCCCGTTGACCAAGGGAATGGCACCAATGGCTGGATGAAGGAATCCACCGAGGAGCGGATCGAAGACGTTAAGCGTAAGGCATCCGCTCCTGGGAAGCAGTTTACTCGAGATGAGATCGAGAAGCATCATACTGAAGGCGATTGTTGGATTGTGGTAAACGGGAATGTGTACGATGCTACTAGTGTCTTGAGCTGGCACCCTGGTGGTAAAGGTCCGATTATGGCCCATGCTGGGGCCGTGCATATGGACACCACCGAAGAGTTTGAAAGTATCCATGATAATTATGCGCATGAAAAACTGAAAG AGTGTATTATAGGACAGGTTACGGAGAAGGCGATGGCCCATATGCAAAAGGATGCTAATAGCAAGAAAGCGGAACTGTCGCACACCGATGGAGGGGATAGTAAGGCTGCTCTTAATGAGCACAT GTGGACTCGTGCCAAGCTCGTCGAGACTACACGCCTCTCACAGGATACTCAGCGATACACATTCGGCCTGTCACCCCCAGCTACAAAGCTCGGACTGGAAACAGGCCAGCATATTCAGATCGGCTTCCATTTCAAGGATAGCCTGGTCTTCCGTCCTTATACTCCAGTCAGACCCGTCCTCGataaagaagaggatgggaCCTTTGACCTCGTTGTCAAGACATATTTCCCTGATGAGAATCAGCCCGGTGGTACCATGAGCAATATTCTTGATTGTCTTcaggaaggggaagaggTCGAAGTTAAAGGTCCATCCGGTGCGATTCGCTATCAGGGTCATGGCTGCTTCTCTGTGGATGATAAGACATACACCTTCGACAAAGTTTCGTTGATTCTCGGAGGATCCGGCGTTACACCAGGCTACCAGATCATTGCGCGAGTTCTTGAAGATAAGACTGATAAGACTAAACTCAGAGTAATCGATGCCAATAAGTCTGAAGATGATATACTGCTGAAAGGAGAGCTTGAGCAACTGTCGAAAGAGCACGGGAACCAGTTTGAGATCGTCCACGTCCTATCCCATCCAGGGGACAGATGGGGTGGTCTCAAAGGACATGTAAACGAGGATATTATCAAGAAGCATGCCTTCGAGCCTAGTGATCGCACTGTGGCACTTCTCTGCGGGCCGCCCACCATGATCCAAAAGGCGGTTCTTCCCGTTCTACAAGCCTGGGGATACGACGAAGATAAGAACTTGTTCGGTTT ATTATTTCGTTAG
- a CDS encoding Isochorismatase-like protein, with translation MLTFPLTHQDTPNDEMPKTALFVVDTQAGLISIPDTAIPHSARIWEVGNKILDRARNVASTELEIVIVQHSDDAEDPNASLLPGTKEWELSLPMKVGGNNERIVSKTTRDTFKSNPSLADELKSQGITTIVAFGIQSECCVLETCRGAVEAGFTVVLLQGAHSTYDDQATGLRAEQIERQVEQELCAIGVQVVPWEQYVF, from the exons ATGCTCACCTTCCCTCTCACCCATCAAGACACTCCCAACGACGAAATGCCGAAAACAGCTTTATTTGTGGTCGACACACAAGCCGGCCTTATCTCGATTCCCGACACTGCTATACCCCACAGCGCTCGCATCTGGGAAGTTGGGAACAAAATCCTAGACCGCGCACGAAACGTTGCCAGCACTGAGCTCGAGATCGTCATAGTTCAGCATTCAGACGATGCAGAAGACCCCAATGCGAGCCTTCTCCCTGGGACAAAAGAATGGGAGCTGTCATTGCCCATGAAAGTGGGCGGTAATAACGAGAGAATTGTTTCCAAAACGACTC GGGATACATTCAAGTCCAATCCATCACTGGCAGATGAGCTCAAGAGCCAGGGGATCACCACTATTGTAGCCTTTGGGATTCAAAGTGAGTGCTGCGTACTCGAGACTTGTCGCGGGGCTGTGGAAGCGGGGTTTACGGTTGTTTTGCTTCAGGGAGCGCATTCGACATATGATGACCAGGCTACTGGGCTTAGGGCAGAGCAGATTGAAAGGCAGGTTGAGCAGGAGTTATGCGCTATTGGTGTTCAGGTGGTGCCTTGGGAGCAATATGTGTTTTAG
- a CDS encoding putative monooxygenase encodes MAPDIAIVGGGPCGLALAAMLEQQGIDYVVYERSAENTPPRGGCLDIHRSSGQIVLKKAGCFEEFKKYARGGYATIHCLFDHKGNKVTTFGEGRDSPEIDRAQLRQVMLSSIAKEKVRWSTPVKRSSRNENGDVILEFEDGTIASGFKLVVGADGLRSKIRHLVTQAEPKYAGILFLTLFIQPGNPYHSTLEQLAGQGPMIFCGKGKKIWIQRQGDGHYRMDFGWKGPADFPSAGEADLSDEDSVKDFLLREEYFGCFTEVVHEIIRNSTGPFRTWPLYYFPVEHLNWQTSPGVTLVGDAAHVTTPFVGDGVNCAMRNALVLARKIQNLGITQEAVTAYEQEMFPYAQDVITRSVASGELFLEWDSPKGLLENMVSANRLIRDEGDY; translated from the exons ATGGCACCCGATATCGCGATTGTGGGTGGTGGCCCGTGTGGCCTTGCCCTTGCCGCCATGCTCGAACAGCAGGGTATCGACTACGTTGTCTATGAACGCAGTGCAGAGAACACTCCCCCTCGAGGCGGATGCTTAGACATTCATCGCAGTAGCGGCCAAATCGTTCTCAAAAAAGCAGGGTGCtttgaagaattcaagaaatATGCGCGAGGAGGTTATGCCACCATACACTGCCTGTTTGATCATAAAGGGAACAAGGTCACTACGTTCGGCGAAGGGCGCGACTCGCCCGAGATTGATCGCGCGCAGTTGCGCCAAGTCATGCTTTCCTCGATcgcaaaagagaaagtcCGTTGGTCGACTCCTGTCAAAAGATCTTCCAGGAATGAAAACGGAGACGTTATTCTCGAGTTTGAGGATGGCACTATCGCCTCGGGATTCAAACTTGTTGTCGGGGCTGACGGCTTGCGCAGCAAGATCCGACACTTA GTGACACAAGCAGAACCAAAATACGCGGGCATTCTATTCCTCACGTTATTTATCCAACCCGGTAATCCATATCATTCCACCCTGGAGCAGCTTGCCGGCCAGGGGCCGATGATCTTCTGtgggaaaggcaaaaagatCTGGATCCAACGGCAAGGTGATGGGCATTACCGAATGGACTTTGGATGGAAGGGGCCTGCAGACTTCCCATCTGCGGGTGAGGCCGACCTATCGGACGAGGATTCTGTCAAAGACTTCCTTCTTCGGGAGGAATACTTCGGTTGCTTTACGGAAGTTGTCCACGAAATTATTCGAAACTCCACTGGACCCTTCCGAACTTGGCCCTTGTATTATTTCCCAGTCGAGCACCTGAACTGGCAGACTTCGCCAGGTGTGACTTTGGTTGGAGATGCGGCACATGTTACTACACCCTTTGTCGGGGACGGAGTCAACTGTGCCATGCGCAATGCGTTGGTTTTGGCTCGGAAGATCCAGAATTTGGGTATCACTCAAGAAGCCGTGACCGCATATGAGCAAGAGATGTTTCCCTACGCGCAGGACGTGATTACTCGGAGTGTGGCTTCCGGGGAGTTGTTCCTTGAATGGGACAGTCCCAAGGGCCTCCTGGAAAATATGGTTTCTGCCAATCGCCTTATTCGGGATGAGGGTGACTACTAA
- a CDS encoding MFS transporter, whose amino-acid sequence MDNLTPKDQPPHDSENGIPDQEKFESSPLQWPQSKRVGHVVLVSVLTLNLSSTIFSPGARYFAEYGITNPSLQSLIVSIYMLGLVCGPLAVAPISELYGRLMPYHVCNLIFFGFTIGCAKSTGTVMFLAFRFLAGCAGSAPLTIGGGTIADVIPKEQRGVAMGMFSLGPTLGPSLGPIIGGFVAQYKGWRWTFWVLLILVTWMRCVGVPCIPQGGQSPALEQKKLTAQELPAHFLRALLIPIKLLIFHPAVLLTSLSVAYAFGLSFLLFTTFPSVFQKQYGFSLGISGLCYLGMGTGMLIGVATFSLTSDKLQHWHIGYFWYGWSADKVTHWIVPNIGTSLVRLGTLFTLVSLLPLAGQPLYNRLGLGWGNSLLGFLAILFIPIPWLLYRYGRQLREWSE is encoded by the exons ATGGATAACCTCACACCCAAGGACCAGCCACCGCACGACTCTGAGAATGGCATTCCTGATCAAGAAAAATTCGAAAGCTCGCCACTACAATGGCCCCAATCCAAGAGAGTCGGGCACGTTGTCCTCGTTAGTGTCCTCACACTA aacCTCTCGTCGACGATCTTTTCACCCGGAGCTAGGTACTTCGCAGAGTACGGGATCACCAACCCCAGTCTACAAAGCCTCATAGTCAGCATTTATATGTTAGGGCTCGTGTGTGGCCCGCTTGCTGTTGCGCCTATTTCGGAACTTTATGGGCGTCTCATGCCGTACCATGTATGCAACCTCATATTCTTCGGTTTTACAATAGGCTGCGCCAAATCAACTGGCACTGTGATGTTCCTCGCATTCAGGTTTCTGGCAGGATGCGCAGGCTCAGCACCGTTGACAATTGGGGGTGGAACCATTGCAGACGTTATTCCAAAAGAGCAACGAGGCGTGGCAATGGGTATGTTCTCGTTGGGCCCGACACTGGGACCGTCGCTAGGGCCTATCATAGGCGGGTTTGTTGCGCAATATAAGGGATGGAGATGGACGTTCTGGGTGCTTTTGATTTTGGTAA CATGGATGCGTTGCGTTGGCGTGCCTT GCATCCCTCAAGGTGGCCAGAGCCCTGCCCTTGAACAGAAAAAGCTCACGGCGCAAGAGCTGCCAGCCCACTTCCTACGCGCGCTACTGATACCGATAAAGCTCCTCATATTCCACCCGGCAGTACTCCTCACCTCGCTATCAGTTGCATACGCTTTCGGCTTATCCTTTCTCCTGTTTACAACATTTCCAAGCGTTTTCCAAAAGCAATATGGCTTCTCGCTTGGCATTTCAGGCCTTTGCTACCTCGGGATGGGCACAGGAATGTTGATTGGCGTCGCCACATTCAGCCTGACAAGCGATAAATTGCAGCACTGGCACA TTGGCTATTTTTGGTATGGATGGTCGGCAGATAAAGTAACGCATTGGATTGTACCAAATATCGGCACCTCGTTAGTTCGACTGGGTACATTATTCACACTAGTTA GTCTGCTACCTCTTGCTGGACAACCGTTATATAATAGACTTGGTTTGGGGTGGGGAAATAGTCTACTTGGGTTCCTGGCTATCTTGTTTATACCTATTCCTTGGCTACTTTATCGATACGGGAGACAGTTGCGTGAGTGGTCTGAGTAG